One genomic segment of Nocardia spumae includes these proteins:
- the rlmB gene encoding 23S rRNA (guanosine(2251)-2'-O)-methyltransferase RlmB produces the protein MAGNSQRRGAIRKGGTKKGQTVGSGGQRRRGLEGRGATPPATARKYHPAAKRAAAAAKAAKATQGSGRPRPSTRKGDDGPELVLGRNPVVECLRAEVPATALYVALGTENDDRLSESVQRAADAGISILEVSRTDLDRMSTNGLHQGMALQVPPYRYAHPDDLLDTARASGTAPLLVALDNISDPRNLGAVIRSVAAFGGHGVVIPQRRSASVTAVAWRTSAGAAARLPVARATNLTRTLKDWAKAGLQVVGLDAGGDTVLDEFDGTTPTVVVVGSEGKGLSRLVRETCDSILSIPMAGPVESLNASVAAGVVLADIARQRR, from the coding sequence ATGGCAGGCAATTCGCAGCGACGAGGCGCGATCCGCAAAGGCGGCACCAAGAAGGGCCAGACGGTCGGCAGCGGCGGCCAGCGCCGCCGCGGACTGGAAGGGCGGGGGGCGACCCCGCCCGCCACCGCCCGCAAGTACCACCCCGCGGCCAAGCGTGCCGCCGCGGCGGCGAAGGCGGCCAAGGCTACCCAGGGCTCGGGCCGCCCGCGGCCCAGCACCCGCAAGGGTGACGACGGTCCCGAGCTGGTTCTCGGCCGCAACCCCGTGGTGGAGTGCCTGCGCGCCGAAGTCCCCGCCACCGCCCTGTATGTCGCGCTCGGCACCGAGAACGACGACCGCCTCAGCGAATCCGTCCAGCGCGCCGCCGATGCCGGAATCTCCATTCTCGAGGTCTCGCGCACGGATCTGGATCGAATGAGCACCAACGGGCTGCACCAGGGCATGGCCCTACAGGTGCCGCCCTACCGCTACGCGCACCCCGACGATCTGCTCGACACCGCCCGCGCCTCCGGTACCGCACCGCTGCTGGTGGCGTTGGACAACATCTCCGATCCGCGCAACCTGGGCGCGGTGATCCGCTCGGTCGCGGCATTCGGTGGCCACGGCGTGGTGATCCCGCAGCGCCGCAGTGCCAGCGTCACCGCCGTCGCCTGGCGCACCAGTGCCGGCGCGGCGGCCCGGCTGCCGGTGGCCCGTGCGACCAATCTCACTCGCACACTGAAGGATTGGGCCAAGGCCGGTCTGCAGGTGGTGGGCCTGGACGCCGGCGGCGATACGGTCCTCGACGAATTCGACGGCACCACACCGACTGTCGTGGTGGTCGGCTCGGAAGGTAAAGGGCTGTCCCGCTTGGTCCGCGAGACCTGCGACAGCATCCTGAGCATCCCGATGGCCGGCCCGGTGGAATCCCTGAACGCCTCGGTGGCGGCGGGCGTCGTGCTCGCCGACATCGCCCGCCAGCGGCGATGA
- a CDS encoding enoyl-CoA hydratase/isomerase family protein — MSSELHVDVSAGVAVLTLNRPAQQNAMTPAMATELGAALRRCDIEDAIRAVVITGTPPAFCAGADLSSRVGDVSGTIDPPPWQIRKPVIAAVNGHAVGIGLSLALQCDLRYMATDAVYGLNQVRRGAMADGYAHWTLPRLAGMANAADIMLTGRTFDGDEARQMGVANSSLPAGEVLPTALAVAHDLAAGSAPLPTALSKRLLWEGLGMSPESVGRLETELHGVVGQSVDAAEGMAAFRDRRQPQWSGSISAEWPAEELSPPTRPGLDSSGSEPGR; from the coding sequence ATGAGTTCGGAACTGCACGTCGATGTGTCCGCCGGTGTCGCCGTACTCACACTCAATCGCCCCGCTCAGCAGAACGCCATGACTCCTGCGATGGCGACGGAGCTCGGGGCGGCACTGCGCCGCTGTGATATCGAGGACGCGATCCGCGCGGTGGTGATCACCGGTACGCCGCCGGCGTTCTGTGCCGGCGCGGACCTGTCCAGCCGGGTGGGTGATGTCAGCGGCACGATCGACCCGCCGCCGTGGCAGATCCGCAAGCCGGTGATCGCCGCGGTCAACGGCCACGCGGTGGGTATCGGGCTGTCGCTGGCTCTGCAGTGCGATCTGCGCTACATGGCCACCGACGCCGTGTACGGGCTCAATCAGGTGCGGCGCGGCGCGATGGCCGACGGTTACGCCCACTGGACGCTGCCGCGGCTGGCGGGCATGGCCAATGCCGCCGACATCATGCTCACCGGGCGGACCTTCGACGGTGACGAAGCCCGGCAGATGGGGGTGGCCAACAGCAGCCTGCCCGCGGGTGAGGTGCTGCCGACCGCCCTGGCCGTCGCCCACGATCTCGCGGCCGGTTCGGCGCCGCTGCCGACGGCGCTGTCCAAGCGGTTGCTGTGGGAAGGGCTGGGGATGAGTCCGGAGTCGGTCGGCCGGTTGGAGACCGAACTGCACGGAGTGGTCGGTCAGAGTGTCGATGCCGCCGAGGGGATGGCCGCGTTCCGCGACCGCCGCCAGCCGCAGTGGTCGGGCAGTATCAGCGCCGAATGGCCCGCGGAGGAGTTGTCGCCGCCGACGCGCCCCGGACTCGACAGCAGCGGCTCCGAACCGGGCCGGTAG
- a CDS encoding DUF4190 domain-containing protein: MNQPDYWGALPEPPTGNPVEHPHATTVLLLGVLSLLCCGALGPVAWVMGKRALDQIEASGGVIGGRSQVMVGYIVGIVGTVMMVVYAGIFMLMLIGGD, translated from the coding sequence ATGAACCAACCCGATTACTGGGGTGCCCTGCCCGAGCCGCCGACCGGTAATCCGGTCGAGCATCCGCACGCGACCACGGTGCTCCTACTCGGCGTGTTGAGTCTGTTGTGTTGTGGCGCACTGGGTCCCGTGGCCTGGGTGATGGGCAAGCGGGCGCTCGACCAGATCGAGGCGTCCGGCGGTGTGATCGGCGGCCGGTCGCAGGTGATGGTCGGCTACATCGTCGGCATCGTCGGCACGGTGATGATGGTGGTGTACGCCGGCATCTTCATGCTGATGCTGATCGGCGGGGACTGA